The sequence TTTATTCCTGGTGTTATCACTGGTTTAGTACTGGGACATTTAGCTTATCATTACGTAATAGAACCTCGTAAGCGAATAGACCCTGAACTTGTACTAAATTCTTTGAAAGCACAATTAAAAAATACTCACCCGATTAAAAATTCATGGATTTCTTATACACCGGAAAATTTCAAACATCATGGTGTTATTACCGAAGTCTATCGCGGCGGTCTAGCAGATGATCTTTTTACAGATCGTTACGAATTTGTCGCTGAATCTAAATCAGGCACTTTAATCGACCTCTATAAAGTTATCTAACGTAAAAAAGAAAACAGGCTGTTGTAGTCGTATTTTGACTACTCCAACCTGTTTTTTATTATTTAAATTGAACTTCACAGCGATAAATTGGTTGTCCTTTAGCAGAAAATTTTTGTTCATATTCTGTTTGGACATTACCTTCCATTTCTGATTGATGCAAGTCAAGACTCAAATATTCTAAACTTAAACCAAAGTTAGTAAAACTGATTAATGAATATTCAAACAAACCACGGTTATCTGTTTTGAAGTGAATTTCTTTACCTGTTTCTAATACATCTTTATACGATGTTAAAAAAGGTGCAGATGTCAGACGACGTTTTTCATGACGTTTTTTAGGCCATGGATCTGAAAAATTCAAGTAAACCTGATCGATTTCACCTTTTTCAAAAAACTCGGAAACAAGGGCACCATCTGTCGGCAACAATTTTATATTCGTTAGTTTCTTATCAATAATTTTATCTAATACATCAATCATGACACTCTTTTGGATTTCAATACCCAGATAGTTAATGTCTGGATGCAGTTCAGCCATACCTGTGATAAATTGACCTTTACCAGTTCCTATTTCAATATGAATAGGTTGGTCGTTGCCAAACAGTTGAGACCATTTCCCCTTCATTTCTTCGGGTTTCATAATAACGTGTTCAGGATGAGACTCAAGTTTTTCTTGAGCCCACGGTTTATTTCTTAAGCGCATTTTTATAACTCCTCATCATTTAATACTTTTTCTAATTTGATTAACCATTTATTCATTTCATTTAAACGGCCACTATTATGCTTTGTTTTAATCGTTAAAATAACATTGCATAACATGTACCATTTCAATTTGACTTGCAACAATGGCGTCATGCTCATTCCATATGTTTCGAGCCATTTTGACCAATTTTCTTTGGGTATGTATCGATACAATAACATGCTTAAATCAACACTAACATCTGATAAAACAGCCCCGTCCCAATCAACAAGAAACAGCTCATCTTCATCAGATAGCAGCCAATTGTTATGATTAACATCACCGTGACAAACAACTGCAGTCATAGCACTAGCAACAAGTGTTTGGTTACTTTCAAGATAACGTAACGCTTGCTTAATTTGAGGATGTAAGCTCAATACATCAGCCATATCTGTTTTGACATGCGTTAGCCAATCATTGGGATACATCACATGCGCATCAATTTTTTTCAATAAAATATTGAGTGCGCGTGAGGTATGAATGCGTTGCATCATATCAATCACACGTGGGCTTGTCATTTCCTCGTGAGTGAATAAATGACCATTTGCCCATTTTTGAGCAGTAATGACATCACCATTCTCTAATCTTTGCGTCCATTTTAAACGAGGCACAAAACCTTCAGCCGATAAAACTGCCAAAAATGGTGTTGAGTTTCTCTTTAGGAAAAACTTTCCTTCATGATTTGTTGCAAAATATGCCTGACCGGATTCACCACCTGCTGGCTGTAAATCATCCCATTGTCGACCTAAATAATTTGTCATCCGTTTTGTGCCCCCCTTTCACCTAATAATAACCAACCACTCAACTTTAGCTAGGGTTGGTTTATTGCTGCTAGTATTCCAAAACAATTATTTGGATACTTTAATCTGTGAAAAAAAGCTTAATGTTTTTTCTTTAACAAAATAACATCTTTCTTTTATTTCGCAAACATAAACAACCAACCATCTGAAATTAGCGGCTGTTTTCCCCATTCTATTTACTCTACTTCTATATTCTAAAGCGTTACGTAGGTTTCGTCAAGACAACAAACGTTCGTTTTATTAAAACAATGCTTTGTCACTGTTATCATTTTTTTCATAGACTTTTATTCTCTCAAAAAAAAGCTTATCACTCTTATAAAGAGTAATAAGCTTTTAAATCGAATGAAAATAACAATTAATATTTTAATTCTAACAACGTAGCCAAAATACTATTTTTACAGCATCCTTAGTATTTGTCTTCCGGCTCAAACTGTCGTATTAAGCTTTTCCACATTCTTGCTCAATTCTTAAGTCGTAACGACGTTGAATTTCAGCAGTAATCAGACCACGTTTACCATTACCGACAGGTTTTCCATCAATCTCAATAATTGGTGTTGCGTCATGTCCCGTGCTAGCAAGAATTGCTTCATCTGCTTGGAAAAGCTCATCAAGCATAAAGGCTTCTTCTTTTACAGGGATATTTGCATCAGCAATAGCATCCATAATCACCATACGTGTTATACCTGGTAATACGAGATTTGTTAATGGATGCGTTTTAACAACGCCATCTTTTACAATTAAGAGCGTAGAAGCTGAACATTCAGTAACAAGGCCATCACGGTGAAGAATCGCTTCTTCCGCACCAACTTTAGCTGCCTTTGTTTTTGCCATGCAGTTACCAATTAAGTTAAGCGTTTTAATGTCGCAACGTAACCAACGCACATCATCAGCTGTAACTGTTGATACACCTTCTTCTAACATCGCTAAATCACGTTTATAGATTTTTGTATGACCTGTTAAAACAGCTTCTACATCATCAGGAAAAGCATGATTACGGGGTTCTTGCACCCCACGAGTTAGTTGGAAATAGACGTGTCCGTCAACAACATTATTAGCTTTAATTAAATCATAGATTAATGTTGTTAATTTTTCACGATCATAAGGCATTACTAAATCCATTTTTTCTGCACTTGAATAAAAACGATCCATATGCTCTTTTTCAGTAAACAATTTACCATTTAAGACACGAATGACTTCATAAATGCCATCACCGAATTGATACCCACGATCTGAAATGCTAACATTTGCATCTGCAGAATTAATAATTTGATCCTTTACTAATACTTTCATCGCATTCACCCCTTAATTTAAATTGTTTTATTTTGCTAATTCGTAGATTGCTTCTGCATAAATAACAGAGGCTCTCACTAAATCTTCCCAAACTGAATATTCATTTTTTTGGTGCATTGTATCTGCTGCACCTGGGAATGCTGCACCAAAAGCAACTGCTTCTTTCAAATAACGGGCATATGTTCCGCCACCAATTGAAAGTAATTCTGATTTAGCACCTGTTTGTTTTTCATAAACTTTAGCTAAAGTACTCACCAAGAATGAATCCCCATCTACATGTGAAGGTTTTTCATCTTCAAATAAAGTGATTTTCCCATTAAATGCCAATGCTTTTTCAGCGATAGTATTTTTAGCTTCGGTCATATCAAATGTGTAAGGGTAACGGAAGTTAAGGCCAAATTTACCACCATCTTTGTTAAATGATAATAAACCAACATTCATTGTAAGATCCCCTGATTCATCCTCTGCTGCGATACCAAAGTGCTCAGCACGAGAATCTTCATACAAGTATTTCATTGCAAACGAAACAAAATCGTTAGCAGAACCTGCAATGTCATAGCCAGAAAGGAATTCGAGTAACGCTAAACCAGCATTAACACCCTTACGTGGTTCCATTGCGTGTGCTGATTTACCAATTACTTGGATTTTCACAGTATCGTTTTCAGCGACAATGTTACCTTCAACATTGTTATCTTCAATATATTTATTGAATGAAGCAACCATTGCAGCTGTATCACCCACTTTATTTAATGTTGCTTTTGCATCTGCAGCTACCATGTTATAACGTTCACCTGAAATAAATTCAGCTAATTCAAACTCACATTTTTCAGCAAGCACTTTATTTTCAAATGAAACATCAACAGATGAAATACCTTTTTCCGTGTTAATAATTGGAAATTCTGCATCAGGAGCAAATGCAATTGTTGGCATTTCTTCTTTTTCCAAGTATGTTTTTAGGCAGCTCATACCGCTTTCTTCATCAGAACCGATAAATAAACGAATACGTTTTGAAACGGGTAATCCTAATTCTTTAATAATTTTCATACCGTAATAAGCAGCAATTGTTGGACCTTTATCATCACTTACACCACGTGCAAATAACTTACCGTCGCGCATTTCTGGTTCATAAGGTGCAGAATCCCAACCGTCACCTTCAGGGACAACATCAACGTGTCCAAGAATACCCACGATTTCTTCGCCTTGACCAAACTCAATATGTCCGGCAACATCTTCAACTACTTTTGTTTCAAAACCATCTTTTTGACCCATTGTCATCATGAAATCCAAAGCTTCTTTTGGACCAGGGCCGAATGGTGCACCAGCAACTGCTTTCGCATCGTCACGTACACTACGGATACGTAAAAGGTCTTTTAAGTCTTCCAACATTGCATCTTGTCGAGACTCTACCTCGTGTTTCCAATTAACGTTTGTCATTTCTATCTCCCCATTCTTTATACATTCATCAATATTATTGATACTCCTCCATTTTACACGTTTTCAGATGATTAATCTAATTTTTTTAACATCTCTACCCTTATCAATTTTAATTAGCGGAAATAGCATTATACTAGTAGTGAGACTACTTATAAAAAGGAGGATAATCCTATGACTACAATTAGCTTAGATAATATTCAACCCCTTATTCCTGAACGTCTTTCCAATTCCTATAAAGGCAGCTACGGCCAGATACTTATTATTGGTGGCTCAGAGCGATATGGTGGTGCGGCGATGATTGCCGCTGAAGCCTGTGTGAAAAGTGGGGCTGGTCTAACTACTGCAGCAGTTGCTCAAAATGTTCGTTCATCGTTACGTTCACGACTCCCCGAATGTATGACCTTAGACTTCACAGATTTACCTGAGGTATTATATGCTGTAAAAAAAGCTGACACCGTATTAATTGGGCCAGGTTTAGGTCTAGATAATCATGCTAAAAAGGTGTTTGAAAAAGTATGTCACGTTATCCAACCTCATCAAACATTAATTTTAGATGCGGATGCCCTAACTTTATACAGTTTGATGGAACCCCAGATTAATACTAAAAAACGGATTATGACTCCTCATTTAGGCGAATGGCGTCGATTGGCCAAAAAGAGTTTAAAAGCAGAAACCGAAGAGACTTTATTAGCTGATCAAAAACGTTTAGAACCAATCCTTGTCATTAAAAGTTCACGCACCCGTGTCTACTTCGACAACACGGCTTATCGTTATACTGTTGGTAATCCTGCCCAAGCTACCGGGGGAATGGGGGATTGTTTAGCGGGTATCATTGCAGGGCTTTCAGGGCAACTCGCTTCACCGCTCGATGCTACTTTAGCAGGCGTCTTTATTCACAGTGCTATTGCTGATGATTTAGCAAAAAAACGTTATGTTGTTTTACCTACTGAAATAATAAACACTCTGCCTTTTTATCTCAAAAGTTTGAGCCTCAACTAATTTTCTTCAAAAAAATAGGCTGCTTGCCCTCTATTAAAAGAGAGCAAGTAGCCTATTAAGCGTTTATTATTGTGCAGAACGTTCAGCTGAAATAAGTGTATTTTCTAATAACATTGTAATTGTCATAGGTCCCACTCCTCCAGGCACTGGTGTGATAAAACCAGCAACTTCTTGGCAATCATCAAAATCAACATCACCACAAAGTTTATTATTTTCATCACGGTCCATTCCAACATCAATGACGATGGCACCTTGTTTAATGTGTTCTTTCTTAATAAATTTAGCAAGGCCCGTAGCAACTACTAATATATCAGCGCGCTTCGTAACACTTGGTAAATCTTTCGTCCGTGAATGAGCGATGGTCACTGTTGCATTTTCTTGCAATAATAATTGCGCGACTGGTTTCCCAACAATATTACTACGCCCCACAATGACAGCTTCTTTACCTTCAATTGATTCACCAGTAGATTTAATCAAACGAATGATTCCTGCTGGTGTACATGGCACAAAGGCCTCTTTACCAATAGATAAATTACCGACATTAATCGGGTGAAAACCATCCACATCTTTAGTTGGATCAATCGCGTCAAGCACTAAATCAGAATCAATTCCAGTTGGTAACGGTAGCTGCACCAATATACCGTGCACCGTTTCATCCTGATTTAATTTTTCGACAACAGCAAGTAAATCAGCTTGCGTCACTGTTGCATCAAGGCGAATAACTTCAGAATTCATCCCTGCATCAGCTGTGCGCTTTTCCTTATTGCGAACATAGACTTGCGACGCTTGATCCTCACCTACTAAAACAACTGTTAAACCTGGTGTAATACCTGTTTTTTCTTTGAATTCTGCAACGCGTTTGGTAATTGATACTTGTGTTTCTGCTGCAATTTGTTTTCCATTGATGATGTGACTCATTGTTTGCCCTCCACTCAATTCGGTTAATTGTATTCGTATCATTCTTTATCAAACACTAACACACGCTTTTTTTATTAAATTGTTTCAGCGATGTTAGAAATAACACCGTTAACAAATTTACGTGATTGATCATCACCAAATAAACGTGATAAATCAACTGCTTCGTTGATTACAACACTCTTAGGTGTTTCTTTGTCGAACATCAATTCATATGTCGCAATACGTAAAATAACAAGATCTACTTTGTTAATTCGCTCAATACGCCATTTCACTAAATGTTCTTTAATTTTTTCATCAAGCTCTGCTTCTTTGGCTAAAGTCCCTTTGACGATTCCCATTAGGTATTCGTCTGGCTCAGAGATTACATTGTTTACAGCCACTTCGACAGTTAAAGCCTCATCAAAATTAAATTGGAATAAGATTTGAACTGCTTTCTCTCGTGCTTCACGTCTTTTCATAGCTTCTACTTTTCTCCTCTATTTGCACAGCATCTGCGATTAATGACCGATGTCATGCTTGGCAATTTGCACATCAATTACATGAACATTGACTTCTCTAATATCAAGATTAGTCATTGTAAATATTGTTGATTGAACATTTTCTTGTACTTTTTCAGCAACAAGTGGCAATGCTTTTCCATACGCAACGGTAATATAAACATCAACAACGATTGCATCGTTTATCATATCTATTTTAACACCTTTTGTATAATTTACACGACCAAATTTTTCTGCAAGGGCATTGTAGAACGTGCCATGCATCTCAACGACACCATCAACATCACTAGCAGCAATACCTGCAATCACACCAAGAACTTCTGGTGCCACTTCAATTTGACCTAATTCTTTCGGCTGTGTTTGAGTACCTATCATTTGAATCACCTCCCGAATTATTACGCGTTATTATTCATTACATCATAGGTTTCTAAAAATTTCGTGTTAAAATCAGCATCGATAAATTTTTCATGATTCAACACACGTTGATGGAAAGGAATGGTTGTTTTAACTCCTTCAATACTGAATTCAGCAAGCGCTCGTTTCATACGCGCAATTGCTTCTTCACGTGTATCACCATGAACAATGAGCTTAGCAACCATTGAATCATAGTAAGGTGGAATACGGTAACCAGGGTAAGCGGCTGAATCGACACGTACGCCGTAACCGCCTGGTGGTAAGTAGAAATTAATTAAGCCAGCTGAAGGCATAAAGTTGTTTGTTGGATCTTCTGCATTAATACGACATTCGATTGCCCAACCATTGCTCTTCAAATCTTCTTGTTTCACACTTAATGGGTTATTATTAGCGATTGAAATCATTTCTTTAATCAAATCAATGCCATAAACCATTTCAGTAACTGGATGCTCTACTTGGATACGCGTGTTCATTTCCATGAAGTAAAACTTGTTTTGATGATAATCAAAAATAAATTCGATTGTTCCTGCACCTGAATAATTTACAGCTTGGGCAGCTTTAACAGCAGCGTCACCCATT comes from Brochothrix thermosphacta DSM 20171 = FSL F6-1036 and encodes:
- the folD gene encoding bifunctional methylenetetrahydrofolate dehydrogenase/methenyltetrahydrofolate cyclohydrolase FolD is translated as MSHIINGKQIAAETQVSITKRVAEFKEKTGITPGLTVVLVGEDQASQVYVRNKEKRTADAGMNSEVIRLDATVTQADLLAVVEKLNQDETVHGILVQLPLPTGIDSDLVLDAIDPTKDVDGFHPINVGNLSIGKEAFVPCTPAGIIRLIKSTGESIEGKEAVIVGRSNIVGKPVAQLLLQENATVTIAHSRTKDLPSVTKRADILVVATGLAKFIKKEHIKQGAIVIDVGMDRDENNKLCGDVDFDDCQEVAGFITPVPGGVGPMTITMLLENTLISAERSAQ
- a CDS encoding phosphotransferase family protein is translated as MTNYLGRQWDDLQPAGGESGQAYFATNHEGKFFLKRNSTPFLAVLSAEGFVPRLKWTQRLENGDVITAQKWANGHLFTHEEMTSPRVIDMMQRIHTSRALNILLKKIDAHVMYPNDWLTHVKTDMADVLSLHPQIKQALRYLESNQTLVASAMTAVVCHGDVNHNNWLLSDEDELFLVDWDGAVLSDVSVDLSMLLYRYIPKENWSKWLETYGMSMTPLLQVKLKWYMLCNVILTIKTKHNSGRLNEMNKWLIKLEKVLNDEEL
- the trmB gene encoding tRNA (guanosine(46)-N7)-methyltransferase TrmB; its protein translation is MRLRNKPWAQEKLESHPEHVIMKPEEMKGKWSQLFGNDQPIHIEIGTGKGQFITGMAELHPDINYLGIEIQKSVMIDVLDKIIDKKLTNIKLLPTDGALVSEFFEKGEIDQVYLNFSDPWPKKRHEKRRLTSAPFLTSYKDVLETGKEIHFKTDNRGLFEYSLISFTNFGLSLEYLSLDLHQSEMEGNVQTEYEQKFSAKGQPIYRCEVQFK
- the nusB gene encoding transcription antitermination factor NusB; translated protein: MKRREAREKAVQILFQFNFDEALTVEVAVNNVISEPDEYLMGIVKGTLAKEAELDEKIKEHLVKWRIERINKVDLVILRIATYELMFDKETPKSVVINEAVDLSRLFGDDQSRKFVNGVISNIAETI
- the dat gene encoding D-amino-acid transaminase is translated as MKVLVKDQIINSADANVSISDRGYQFGDGIYEVIRVLNGKLFTEKEHMDRFYSSAEKMDLVMPYDREKLTTLIYDLIKANNVVDGHVYFQLTRGVQEPRNHAFPDDVEAVLTGHTKIYKRDLAMLEEGVSTVTADDVRWLRCDIKTLNLIGNCMAKTKAAKVGAEEAILHRDGLVTECSASTLLIVKDGVVKTHPLTNLVLPGITRMVIMDAIADANIPVKEEAFMLDELFQADEAILASTGHDATPIIEIDGKPVGNGKRGLITAEIQRRYDLRIEQECGKA
- the pepV gene encoding dipeptidase PepV, with translation MTNVNWKHEVESRQDAMLEDLKDLLRIRSVRDDAKAVAGAPFGPGPKEALDFMMTMGQKDGFETKVVEDVAGHIEFGQGEEIVGILGHVDVVPEGDGWDSAPYEPEMRDGKLFARGVSDDKGPTIAAYYGMKIIKELGLPVSKRIRLFIGSDEESGMSCLKTYLEKEEMPTIAFAPDAEFPIINTEKGISSVDVSFENKVLAEKCEFELAEFISGERYNMVAADAKATLNKVGDTAAMVASFNKYIEDNNVEGNIVAENDTVKIQVIGKSAHAMEPRKGVNAGLALLEFLSGYDIAGSANDFVSFAMKYLYEDSRAEHFGIAAEDESGDLTMNVGLLSFNKDGGKFGLNFRYPYTFDMTEAKNTIAEKALAFNGKITLFEDEKPSHVDGDSFLVSTLAKVYEKQTGAKSELLSIGGGTYARYLKEAVAFGAAFPGAADTMHQKNEYSVWEDLVRASVIYAEAIYELAK
- a CDS encoding NAD(P)H-hydrate dehydratase, which produces MTTISLDNIQPLIPERLSNSYKGSYGQILIIGGSERYGGAAMIAAEACVKSGAGLTTAAVAQNVRSSLRSRLPECMTLDFTDLPEVLYAVKKADTVLIGPGLGLDNHAKKVFEKVCHVIQPHQTLILDADALTLYSLMEPQINTKKRIMTPHLGEWRRLAKKSLKAETEETLLADQKRLEPILVIKSSRTRVYFDNTAYRYTVGNPAQATGGMGDCLAGIIAGLSGQLASPLDATLAGVFIHSAIADDLAKKRYVVLPTEIINTLPFYLKSLSLN
- a CDS encoding Asp23/Gls24 family envelope stress response protein — protein: MIGTQTQPKELGQIEVAPEVLGVIAGIAASDVDGVVEMHGTFYNALAEKFGRVNYTKGVKIDMINDAIVVDVYITVAYGKALPLVAEKVQENVQSTIFTMTNLDIREVNVHVIDVQIAKHDIGH